The Flammeovirga yaeyamensis genome segment TCGTATAAGTCTGTGACTTATCACTTAGAATATCGAACTTTTTACTATCTTTACTTACCAAAAAATAAATTAACGATTCATCATGGCTAGAGCTCATTCCTTCTACGATAAAGAAGCAACTTATTTTGTCACAATATCTGTCGTTTATTGGATAGATGTTTTTACTAGAGAAGAGTATAGAAATATTATTATTGATAGTTTAAAGTATTGTCAAAAACACAAAGACTTAAAATTACATGCCTATGTAATAATGAGTAATCATATACATTTGATTATTACAAAAGGTCTTCATGAAAATTTGTCAGACATTTTAAGAGATTTCAAAAAATTCACTTCAAAAACTATTATCAAAAGTATTCAAGAAAACCCAAGTGAAAGTAGAAAAGATTGGATGATATGGATGTTCAAGAGAGCTGGACAAAAAAATACTAGAAATAGAGAATATCAATTTTGGCAGCAACATAATCAACCTGTAATTTTGAATAGTAATGAGAAATTATCCCAAAGGTTAAATTATATACATGATAATCCTATCAAAGCAGGATTAGTACTTGATGCTAAAGACTACCTCTATTCTAGTGCTTCTAATTATCATGGAGCGAAATATAATTTATTAAAAGTAGATTTTTTGTGATGGGAATGATAAATGTGATAAGTCACAGACTTATACAGAGAAAAGTTCGTAGTGACGCTGGCGCTTAACACAACGAACAGATAGTGATTTCTAAATTCTTAGTAATGTCTATCTGTTTAACACTACAAACAGATAGTTCTACCCATCAATTTCC includes the following:
- a CDS encoding REP-associated tyrosine transposase, whose translation is MARAHSFYDKEATYFVTISVVYWIDVFTREEYRNIIIDSLKYCQKHKDLKLHAYVIMSNHIHLIITKGLHENLSDILRDFKKFTSKTIIKSIQENPSESRKDWMIWMFKRAGQKNTRNREYQFWQQHNQPVILNSNEKLSQRLNYIHDNPIKAGLVLDAKDYLYSSASNYHGAKYNLLKVDFL